ataattcaatttaacttaATCATCatcactcaaattatttttatcaccaaattgttaactttaattttataattacttgATTAACATACATAGTCCCTGTGGAGataataactcttttacttactttattacttgataacgactgtgtacacttgcacaaacctaagcGTTACATGTCCACGACTTTAACCCATCCTTAAATGAGATGTCTCATTCTCACCTAAATCGAAAATCTAGAGGATGAGTTCGCTAAACTCCCGCACATACTCCTTTACTGTGAGTTGTTGCATAAGCCGACGCAACTTAGCTCGAGTCTCATCCTTAGCATACTCTAGGTAAAATTGTGCCTTGAATTCTCTATGGAACTCGTGTCGAGTCCCAATAGCAGTACCACCTCGTCTTTCATCTATGGACCTGCGACACCACCATAACCAAGcaacatcaataaaatacatGGCATAAATATTTACCTTAGTAGCATCATTCATGATTCCTTTAGCACGAAAGTATTGCCCCATCCCCCACAAGAAGTTCTTTACATCTTTTCTGGACCTCATCCCACTGAACTCTTTCAGCAATGGGATATCTATCTTAGGCATAGATGTCGCAACCAACACGCTATTACTAGAAGCAATTTTGTAGATATTGAGCTCCCTTTTGAGCTCCTCAAGCTGTTCCTTCAAGGTTGACACCATAGCCTCGAGAGCATCATTCTTCTTAGTTACCTCACCCACAATGATATTTAGGATCCCTTGCATCCATATTGTCACTGAAGGCCTTTGCTACTTGGTCTTTGAGCTGATCATGCCTCGTTTCCAGCTCTGTGTTACACTCATCAACTTCCTCGAGGGTCTCCTTCACATCACCGTTAGAGCCTTCAAGTTTGGCCACTCTACCATTTAAGGTCGACAACATATCCCTCGATCGACTTATTTTCCTAACCCTTCCACGGGTCTCCATTGACTCATTCTGATCAACAACTTCTTTTGACTTCTTGAACAATGCCTTCGCAACCTTAGCTCTAATACTAACTGTCAcagggctagacctttcgtttCACAATCCGCACGCCCTTAAGTGATTTCTTCACTTCAAATGCACCTAAGTCAACTAACTCTCGCAAAGTGAGGATTCTCGCAGAATTCCTCTAAGGCACTGAAAATATAGCGGAAGCAATCTcaaagacaaaataaacttaaaagagCAGAAtagttacaaaaaaaaaatgcacaCCAAGTGGTTGAGTAAACGctcttaatattatttaactcagaaagaataaaatgattacaaatgaagggggagacctctatttatagttgaactccTCCAAATTTAACAGTACAGATCGATTTACATTAACGGCTAAGATTACTTCCCATCTACAATTAAGAGTCGtaagggatttaaactctatacaatcTTATCATTTAAGATTTACACTATTTACCCTgataactctagttttactggAGTGTTTCACTAGGCTatcaaggcttcaagtagatgggtTTCTCCACGGGTTCCACGAATCAAGTCAATTCATGTGGGTCAAATGAACCCCGTTTAATAAATTGAACTCTATGGGGCGTTTTATGCGTATTGGTCACGAGCTTTGACCCACAGTTCGTGACATGTCACAGGTGAACTGACCATCCTGTCATTACTACTTTCTCCTTATCTCCTCCCTTATTGAAACTCTCTATCAACAAAGCACAAATTCCaccttaaaatttgaaaagagaatttaaataataaaaaatacttctttccaatgaaactttaaaaattctaatatttatttttccaaatgaaaattcaccttaaaattatgaaaatcattttacaaataaatttctttcataaaatatatggaCTCAACACATCTTACAACACCTTTAATATTTCATGAAGTATATTATTTGACACAGAATCTCAAATGCAAACTAATATTTCTAAAACCAGAGCAATAGTTGAATCGGTCAGACCATTGGTTTGTTGGCTTGATCAGTCCAATTAGttcgataaaaaaattataaaaaatttaaaacaataaaaaatattaaaaaataataaaactcaGTTCAATTGTCAGTTCAAACGATCCGTACTGATTCTAAATCCAAACGGTTCAATGTCATTCTTCGTACCGACACCCTAACTAATTCCTAATGTTCGGCCGATTTCAAAGATCATTGATGCAAATTCAccattttatatcataaataaataaatacagaACATaagaaaatcatatttttgGTAGAATTTAATGAATTGAATCTTATCAATTACTGGGCCTCGTGTGGGCCGTAGTCCGAGAATTACTGGGCCTCAATAACCGAGTTCTTTGAGGTCAAATGTGGATCTCCTTCCATACAACAAGCGTCCAGTCGGATAAACGAACAGTCTAGATTTAATGCGAGTAAAATAGTACGCTACAAACGAGTAAAATCTGGGATGAAGAAGACAAGACAGGTCAAACCTCTTTCACAAAGCAGGCAACAACATAGCGGCCGAAGCCAAAACATTCTTTCAACTCtgttaaaagttcaaaaaataaaacaggTCGGAAAAATATCAGCTATTGCCAAAGACTGAGAGCGAAAATCTATGAATTCCCTGCTCAAGTTTCGAAGGCCTTTAAGTTCTTCTCTCACTTCACTATCTTTGCAGCGCCTCTCTACAACTCTCCACTGTAAACCCTTCCTCTATctttaatatatcataatatgaAGATTGAACAACTTGCTGAGTGGGCTTCTTCTCTGTATGTGATTGTGAAACAGATGCTTTCGAAGAGAAAAAGGAGGGGACGAGCTTTATACACCCCACTGCAATTGTTCATCCCAATGCTGTGATTGGCCAGGTGCTTTGTTTTCTACTCTCTCTTCTTTGTTTAATAGCTGCCGCTTTCTTTTCTCTTAAGAGGCACTGGTGTTCATGTATCAGAAATCTGTGATTTGTTTTGACTGTTAAAGCTAAGATCTTTGTTGGCTTTTCCCTGTCAATCAATTTGCTCCTTTACCAATGGTTCTTGTTGAATTGTCTTTTGATACCAAGATTAAATCAACCCAGAAGAATAAATAAGGGTAAAACTttcaaagctttttttttttttttacttcaaagCAGCTTAATTTATTGGTGTAATAAAGAGATATACTTCTCTAATTGCCTTTTCATTTAGCTATAGTCTATAGATTCACTAAAATTTCGAAATTAATGGCACAGGGTGTTTCAGTAGGTCCTTTATGTACAATTGGTCCTTCGGCAAAACTAGGAAATGGGTGTCAAATGCATCCTTCCAGCCATATTTTTGGGAATACAGAATTGGGGAGCCACTGCGTTTTGATGACGTGAGTTTTATTTGGCTGCTTTTTCATCTTCTTTGTGAGGTTCtgttagaaatatatatattttatgttgtaatttatttaagtacTAAACTTTATCAGGCAGTGGTGCGGTGGTTGGTGATGATCTTCCTGGGCATACTGTAATAGGATGCAATAACATCATCGGGCATCATGCCGTGGTTGGTATTAAATGCCAAGACATGAAGTACAAGGTAACTTATCTTATTATGCTTTTGGTGCATAATCAATTGCATGCTGCTAATGACTAGATGTATCTCGCATGTACATATCGACAACATTGATGCACTATGCTTCAAATGTTAAactttagcaaaaaaaaaatgatctTGTCCTTGTATTTCTGTGGTATTAGTTAGGGGATGAATGTTTTCTTGATGTTGGGGACAACAATGAGATCAGAGAATTTACTTCAATCCACCGATCTTCAAAGTCACGTGATGGAACGGtaaattagaatataaaataaccACATATTTGTTTACTTATATCATAGTAAGAAACATGTGTATATTCTCTAGTCCTTTTCTTCCCTTTCTTAACTAGCTGTCTTATCAGGTTATTGGTGATAACAATCTCATCATGGGGTCTTGTCATATTGCACATGACTGCAAAATTGGTAACAATAATATATTTGCTAATACCACTCTCCTGGCAGGACATGTCATCGTGGAGGTAAGTCTTCTTAATGTTTGTTGGAGTCATTCTGCATGTTTCTCTTGTAGACAACAGTCTCTGCTTAGAACTTGATTCAAGTGCTACAATGTAGGACTATGTGCACACTGGAGGAGCTACTGTTGTTCATCAATTTTGTTATATTGGCTCATTTTCTTTCATCGGTGGTGGATCAGTGGTATGATTGCATAAATGACCTACACTGCAAAAAGATGCTAATTAAGCCCACTAGTAGCGTAGTCCACCTGTAGGACAGTTCAATCATAGTGCCGAAGACTTTTAAgcattttctttttgcatttacAAAAAGAATTGAACCATGTTTGCTATTCATTTCTATGCATGAAGGTTTCGCAAGATGTCCCAAAGTACATGATGGTTTCTGGAGATAGAGCTGAGCTTCGTGGTTTGAATTTTGAGGGTCTTCGGCGTTGTGGATTCCAAGTCACAGAGGTTGTTGGaaaaattcaacttttattATGATGGCTTATAGTTTAGTTCTATCATAATATTAGTGTAAGATAGATAAGACGTTAGTTGAAAAggttcctttaattgttgatGTAGTCTTCCACCAATTAAAATCTCATATCATTGTCATCTGGATTTTGCTTGAGGTTTTTAGCTACCTGCATGTTGTGCAGCCTGAAACTATTCTAAGTTGCATTTACTTCGGTTTGTATTCCTGCCTTCATTTCTTGAGTTGTGTATGCTTTCACCGTCCTATGAAGATGTTTGATATTTGCCACAAGACCGACTGCTGTAGGCCAGAAGGCAATATTATGGTATGCCTTCTCCAAAGTGTATCTTATGGAGTTGACACTCCAAggaaaacatttagaaatgaCAGAAATTGTAAGATAAATTATCCataaattgatgaatgatatTAAGAGGGAACTCATTAAATTTGGAGTAATGCTACAATCTATCAAGATTAGAAGATGCTAGTTTCTACTTTATACTTGCTTCCTTTGCTGTTAAAATCAAcatgtttaagtttttaaacaGCATAAAGTGCTAGTATCTTTTGACCTTTTATTGCTTCGGGGATGTCAGTGGCAGCCTTTTGGAATTATATTTTAGCACAATTTTATTAATGCTATTGGTAGTCATTTTTCTATATCTGTTTTAGATTGTTCATCATTTATATTCCATACCCTTGATGCATATGGATATGAAATTTCTACCCTTTTTTGTAGTTCCATTTAATTTGCTCACCTGTTTAAAGtgctatacttttttttttcctttttgtgcAAGGTTCTAGATTAAGAGTTTGAGAACAGCttatagaaaaattttcatGCCCAGCAACACAAATTCTATGGGTTTCGATGAGCGTCTTTCTGAAGTGGTATTACCTCTCTCCCTGTCACAGACATGcacacaaataaaaacaaactcaaattcatgtCTAGCAAAATACTCAAGCTATATGTATTATCTTTATAGGAACATAATGAAGATTTGGGCAGCGTTCCTGCTGTATGTTCCATGCTCCAGTCCATTCGTGATTCTTTTACTGAAAATCGTCGTGGAATATGCAAATTCAGACAATGGAGCAGTTCTTGAAAGCATTGCTGGAGTGAGTTTCAGTTTAGCTTTGCCCTTTGTCTGTTTGTATATGGGTTTTTTATTCACTATATTTAGTTTACAATTGATTTGGACATTTGGTTATTGTGTTCAAATGGATGCAGCTGGacttattttttttgtgtgCTTATGCAGATCTTTTATATGACAACTTTAGCATTTTCAAGCTTTGTACTCTGTGGCATGTACCAGCGTGAGCCAATCCAAGAAGCTTTAGCTTGTTTCATAAAGGTTCGATTTGTAGTTAtctgatatataaaatatgtatacaaaTATTGATTGAGGCTGCTATTGGTTTAACCTATGTTACCCGGACTGGGGAGCGAGTGGCATATACAAATGTGTCCAACACATGTATACTCAACTCTTTATCAAGTATTTTCATATTTGTAGAGGATCGTCACCTCTTACTCATGTCTGAATGTGTTGGACATGAGTACTACAAGGGAAATGAAGACTCCAGGTGAGATGAGGTTTAATCGCATTCAACACATTTGTCTGTCTATTGGCTGATACAATCCTTATTCTTATCAAGCAGAGATTTGAGAAACCATACTATGtagattttggaaattttctcgGTTTGTAGTTTATGTACTATATGGCCAAAGTTGCCTGGTTTATGCTTGATAAGTTTGCTCGTTTCATGTCACCtttatttctttgttattttaaacataGATGTATGGTTTTGTGTAGATGGACGAAGAGGCTTCAGCATATTCTGACATTGTTATATTCATGTATTCTATGCAGTTGGGTTTGTGGATAAATTATTCAAAGCAATTCGTTAAAATGCTTAGATTGATGATTGATGATGAAATTGTAGTTTGAGAGAATAACTTTGCAACGTGGCCCTTTTTGTTTATGGTTTCCTGCTTTACATGCCATTTTCATT
This genomic stretch from Gossypium raimondii isolate GPD5lz chromosome 6, ASM2569854v1, whole genome shotgun sequence harbors:
- the LOC105774320 gene encoding probable acyl-[acyl-carrier-protein]--UDP-N-acetylglucosamine O-acyltransferase, mitochondrial isoform X2, coding for MNSLLKFRRPLSSSLTSLSLQRLSTTLHYAFEEKKEGTSFIHPTAIVHPNAVIGQGVSVGPLCTIGPSAKLGNGCQMHPSSHIFGNTELGSHCVLMTGAVVGDDLPGHTVIGCNNIIGHHAVVGIKCQDMKYKLGDECFLDVGDNNEIREFTSIHRSSKSRDGTVIGDNNLIMGSCHIAHDCKIGNNNIFANTTLLAGHVIVEVSQDVPKYMMVSGDRAELRGLNFEGLRRCGFQVTEIKSLRTAYRKIFMPSNTNSMGFDERLSEVEHNEDLGSVPAVCSMLQSIRDSFTENRRGICKFRQWSSS
- the LOC105774320 gene encoding probable acyl-[acyl-carrier-protein]--UDP-N-acetylglucosamine O-acyltransferase, mitochondrial isoform X1, whose amino-acid sequence is MNSLLKFRRPLSSSLTSLSLQRLSTTLHYAFEEKKEGTSFIHPTAIVHPNAVIGQGVSVGPLCTIGPSAKLGNGCQMHPSSHIFGNTELGSHCVLMTGAVVGDDLPGHTVIGCNNIIGHHAVVGIKCQDMKYKLGDECFLDVGDNNEIREFTSIHRSSKSRDGTVIGDNNLIMGSCHIAHDCKIGNNNIFANTTLLAGHVIVEDYVHTGGATVVHQFCYIGSFSFIGGGSVVSQDVPKYMMVSGDRAELRGLNFEGLRRCGFQVTEIKSLRTAYRKIFMPSNTNSMGFDERLSEVEHNEDLGSVPAVCSMLQSIRDSFTENRRGICKFRQWSSS
- the LOC105774320 gene encoding probable acyl-[acyl-carrier-protein]--UDP-N-acetylglucosamine O-acyltransferase, mitochondrial isoform X3; the protein is MHPSSHIFGNTELGSHCVLMTGAVVGDDLPGHTVIGCNNIIGHHAVVGIKCQDMKYKLGDECFLDVGDNNEIREFTSIHRSSKSRDGTVIGDNNLIMGSCHIAHDCKIGNNNIFANTTLLAGHVIVEDYVHTGGATVVHQFCYIGSFSFIGGGSVVSQDVPKYMMVSGDRAELRGLNFEGLRRCGFQVTEIKSLRTAYRKIFMPSNTNSMGFDERLSEVEHNEDLGSVPAVCSMLQSIRDSFTENRRGICKFRQWSSS